The genomic segment AGTAGGTAGAAACCCGATACAATTACCTAAAGGCGTAAATGTTAAAGTTGACGGCAGCCTTGTCTCGGTCAAAGGACCCAAAGGTGAGCTTAAATGGAACTTTCCGGAGGGACTGAAGGTTTCCGTGCAGGATGCAACTCTCCTGGTTGAGAGGTCTTCCGAGACAAAACAGTTTAAATCATTGCACGGCACCGCGAGAAATATTATTGCGAACATGGTTGCAGGCAGCAGCGCCGGATATCAAAGGATACTTGATATAACCGGGGTCGGTTACAGGGCCCAGGTACAGGGCAAGAAAGTCGTTTTTACGCTCGGGTATTCTCATCCGGTGGAATTCAATTTACCTGACGGGATAAGCGCCGAGGTCGATAAAAAGCAGACGCAGTTGACCCTTCAGGGCATAGATAAACAATTATTAGGCCAGGTTGCCGCAAACATTCGCGCTTTGAGATTGCCGGATATTTATAAAGGCAAAGGCGTTAGATATTCAAACGAAACAATCAAACTTAAAGTCGGCAAGGCAGGCAAGAAATAACTTACAGCTAATTTTTTGGAGGTAGTTTTGTCATACAGTAAAATTGAGGCAAGAGAGAGACGTCACGACAGGGTAAGGAAAAAGGTGGTAGGTTCGCCGAACAAACCGAGACTGAATGTATTCAGGAGCCTTAATCATATATATGCGCAGCTGATAGATGATTATTCCGGCAGTACCCTTGTTGCCGCGTCCAGCATTGACAAGGAATTAAAAGGCAAAGTAAAAACAGGCGGTAATGTTGAAGCCGCTAAAATAGTCGGAAGCCTGGTCGCGAAACGGGCGGCTGATAAAGGAATTAAAAAGGTCGTATTTGACAGGGGTGGTTACCGCTATCATGGAAGGGTCAAGGCCCTTGCTGACGGAGCGAGAGAGGGAGGCCTGGAATTCTAAATCTCAAGTCTCAAATTTCAAATCTCAAATTTACTTGGAGGTATTGTGGGTAGAATAGACCCTGAAAGTCTTGGTCAATTAAAAGACAAGGTTATATATATAAATAGAGTTGCGAAGGTCGTCAAGGGCGGAAGGCGTTTTTCTTTCAGCGCCCTTGTGGTTGTCGGCGATGAGAACGGCCATATAGGTTTCGGCAAAGGTAAAGCAGCGGAAGTCCCGGAGGCCATACGAAAGGCCGTTGAACACGCAAAGCGGGCGCTCGTTAAGGTCCCGGTGGTTGATGGAACAATTCCGCATCAGATCAACGGGCAATACGGCGCAGGCAAGGTAGTTATTTTACCGGGCAAACCTGGAACAGGACTTATAGCCGGCGGAGCGGTGAGGGCCATAATGGAAGTGGTTGGAATCCGCAACATAGTCGCAAAATCGATAGGCAGCAGGAACCCCTTTAATACGGTCCGCGCCACGCTCAACGGCCTTTTAAAGTTAAAGGACTCCGAGAGCGTATCAAGAAGGATCGGCAAGACCGAAGAGGAGCAACAGGGGCAGACAAATGAAAACGCTTAAGGTCACATTAAAGAGAAGCTTAATCGGGAACCCGGAAAAACAGAGAAAGATCGTGCATTCTCTTGGATTAAAGAAAATTAACCAGAGCGTTGTCCATAAGGACACGCCTTCTATAAGAGGAATGATTCACAAGACTTCTCATTTACTTGAAGTCAGAGAGGTCGTGGAGGAATAGATGAAATTATCAGATCTTGCGCCTGCTGAAGGAAGCAGAAAAAGCAAAAAGAGGGTCGGCAGGGGCTGCGGTT from the Nitrospirota bacterium genome contains:
- the rplF gene encoding 50S ribosomal protein L6 produces the protein MSRVGRNPIQLPKGVNVKVDGSLVSVKGPKGELKWNFPEGLKVSVQDATLLVERSSETKQFKSLHGTARNIIANMVAGSSAGYQRILDITGVGYRAQVQGKKVVFTLGYSHPVEFNLPDGISAEVDKKQTQLTLQGIDKQLLGQVAANIRALRLPDIYKGKGVRYSNETIKLKVGKAGKK
- a CDS encoding 50S ribosomal protein L18; this encodes MSYSKIEARERRHDRVRKKVVGSPNKPRLNVFRSLNHIYAQLIDDYSGSTLVAASSIDKELKGKVKTGGNVEAAKIVGSLVAKRAADKGIKKVVFDRGGYRYHGRVKALADGAREGGLEF
- the rpsE gene encoding 30S ribosomal protein S5, whose protein sequence is MGRIDPESLGQLKDKVIYINRVAKVVKGGRRFSFSALVVVGDENGHIGFGKGKAAEVPEAIRKAVEHAKRALVKVPVVDGTIPHQINGQYGAGKVVILPGKPGTGLIAGGAVRAIMEVVGIRNIVAKSIGSRNPFNTVRATLNGLLKLKDSESVSRRIGKTEEEQQGQTNENA
- the rpmD gene encoding 50S ribosomal protein L30 — encoded protein: MKTLKVTLKRSLIGNPEKQRKIVHSLGLKKINQSVVHKDTPSIRGMIHKTSHLLEVREVVEE